The Nomia melanderi isolate GNS246 chromosome 6, iyNomMela1, whole genome shotgun sequence genomic sequence TAATTCCTCATAGCTGCGTTTTTTTTTGCAAATGCTGAGTGCTTTTTCTTGGGCCGCTCCTGGGTATGATTCCTCTTTTGTTTGGGTTTCCATAGCGTCGAGtttgtttttattacttttagcTAAGTTTGGAGTTGGATTAATTTTTCTGGGTTTGGCCATGTTTTCAGGATTTAGCTTCCTCAGTGTCGTGCGCTACTATCGTCTTCATTTAGGATGGCCTTATTCCTCTTTATAAATTTCACGATGTCTTTAAAATTCTCTTTGGGAATggtagaaaatgaattttctttctccctttcctctCCTACTGATTGTGATGAATCATGTTCATCGGACGCGAGGTCCGACACTTCGCTTGGGGCCGAACACCCCACGGGGTAGTCCGAGCCacttattttaaatagttttcctttcttttttttttattttatttttttcttagttCGAATCTCTTAGTAGCACCAACATTTAATCCACTAAAGATCACGATAGTCTTCTTTATTGAATGGCGAAGCACAAATTGGCACTTGTATTTCGCATTGACACTTTGCTTGAGCACTCTTTTAAGGGTTATGCAGGTAAGAAAAGCACAGCTATGATCACGTCCGTCACCTTCGAAGGACAACGGTGGATTCGGTATTTTATAGCGTGGTATGAACGTTGACGAAATTAGAGATTCGtgaatcaaagaaattgaagCAAAGATTTATAGTGCAATCATACTTGAAAAGCTGTTATTTACAGATTCTAAAGGAACTGCAATATGTAATTAATCTATGTGTACCATTTGATCTACGTGACACACTAATGAAGGGCACTAGTATCACCTCGTGATTCTTTGATTGACAGAACAGTCACCTTTGTTTTTTGAagggaaacaaaaagaaataataacaaatgaatgaaagtacTCTAGTAACAGTAAGATTCTGTAAAATACAAGGTATTAGGTTAGAATCAAAATACTgattaatgtttctttcgaagaaaaaaaagtgTGCCAACATTACACGGTGTTCCcaggcggtcacccatccaagtactaaccgtGCCCGACGCTGCTTGACTTCAGTGATCGGACGAGAACTGGTATTTTACAGCGTGGTATGAACGTTGACGAAAACACAGATTCGTGAATCAAAGAAATTGGAGCAAAGATTTATAGTGCAATCATATTTGTAAAACTGTTATTTATAGATTCTAAAGGAATTGCAATATGTAATTAATCTATGTGTACCATTTGATCTAGGTAACGCACTAATAAAGGGCCGTAGTATCACCTCGTGATCATTTGATAGATAGAACACTCATTTTTGTTTTTCGAAGGGATAGAAGAAGAAACAATAACAAGTGAATGAGAGTACTCCAGTAATAGTaagattttgtaaaatacaaGGTATTAAGTTGGAATTAAAATACTCGttaatgtttccttttaagaaaaaaagaagtttcTTTGACTTTGCAAAAAACTTTGCATGTGCCACTGATCTAACATTCACATACATACGTGAATGAAGATTCCATCCGGTGAATCTTTGTGCGTTAGAATAACGTGCCTTAACAACATCGTTAACATGAGTTAGCTGGTTGATGACACAAACGTTCGTTCCAGAAATAGGCAGTAGAGAACAAAAAGAGGTTTTAAAATCATTGGCAGATGCCTGATCTATGATTTTGACGTCAAGGTGGGAGTAATCAACCGGCTGTATTCTAGGCTCCATCCTCAACAATCTGGAATATCAGTGAATTTCGAACAGATATAGATGAGTCTATCCGATAAGGACTGTACCTTAATACTAAAGAAAATAGTGAAGCAGATGAGAATAAATACAGTAAGAATCAAAActagaaagagaattttaatatGCAGAGAGTGCCGAGTACAGTTCGAGTGCGGTAGAAGTGGAAGCTGCTCAGTAGTCGCTTCGCGGGAGAAATTTTCCATTTACGAAACTGAGTCCAAGACAAACATCTAGCTTGAAGTGCAAGCCTTGGTAAATCTTGGGTTGTAATGCCAATATTACACGGTGTTCCCCTTTCTGATATCATATTATTTATCGGACGAGAACTGGTATTTTACAgcgtttttattttgaaattgtttagttACAGacagaaataaattttacagaatatatataacttaaaaaataaacaaaaagtgtgTTTAACTAACATTAAGCTTAAGACTATTCAGTGTCAGGCACTTTTGTCAGTCTTCTACAGTTTCTTATGTTTCTTAACGAGGAATGAAAATGGATTTCCTCTTCCGATACATTTACTTGGGTAAAAAATAAGCGGAATTGCACTTAGTATTTGATATTGTATGATCCCCAAAATACCCACAAAAAGGATCCTAAGCGACTTAGTATCTTAGACGCTAAGAGCTTAGAAACTAGATAAcagaatatgaaatataaatagagAATATAAGAGCTACTATGGTACAAAGGATAACATAAATAGAAGTTATACTATTGTGTGTGAGATCGACCTTTAATACCATTATTTCGACTACTTTCTTATCTAGCTTAATATTATGTggaaattatttacaatctAATGCTAATGATCTTAATATTTACAGAACTGTTTGTGGTTTTGCGCTACCATTCCCTATTTGAATTTAACCACCAGTACTTCCTCCTATCTaagttttgtatttcttttatatctCTTTTTGGGATTGTCGCGCTGTACTTAAGGCTAAGATTAGTTAGATGACTATTATCTGTGGAAGAACAGAATGGAATGGCTTTTCTCGCTCTGTGTCGCGGAATATGGTACAATATAGGTACTGCTCTGTTGTTTTGGATGTATCCTTTTCCATCCAAGGTAACAAAGACTTCGAGTGGAACGTACCCTGATGTTACCTCTTTTTGGATGTAATTTATGTTTGGGTAGGGAAAGATTAAGCTGttgtttcgaatttttgtaaTGTTGACAAAGTAGTTTCTAGTGATTTTAATGATGAAGTCAATTCTGCTTATATTTGCTTTgttgtatatatattcattactaTGGAActtcttgtaatttgaatggGATGATCGTTATGTATTTAGACAGGCTCTAAGGCAGCGTCTTTCGAATATTCGCGCTTTCTTCATTAGGGAGGCTACTATGTTGTACCATATCTCGCGACCGTATGTCATTATGGGTCTTATTAGTAATTGATAACATGTGAGTTTTACCTATGAACGTTTTTCTTGCTTTTTCTAACTGTAAGAGAAAGTGGTTATTTAAGAGGAATCTATTGTCAAGGGTTATACCTAAATATCTAACTTGGTCCTTATGTGTGATGCGGCTTTTTCCTCTTGAGTCTCCGGATATTACGAAGTTTTTGTATTGCTTTATTATGGATGGTCCTGCTACTCTGCATGATTGTCTGAATAAGATTGTTTCGCATTTATCTGTATTTACTTTGAGTTTCCAGGCACTGTAATATCGGAAACTTTTGTCTAATATTGTTTGTAGGGTTACTTGTGTTTCCTTAGGAGTTCATCCTTCATTGTAAACTATTAGGCCGTCGGCATACGCGATGAGGGAACAACCTGTTTTTTCCTTTCCAAATAGCTTCAGGACGTCGCTGATGTTAAATAGTAAAGGGGAATTTATTGTCCCCTGTTGTAAtccatttttaatttgaaaggCCTGACTAGATAGTTCGTTTCCCGTGCAAGTTTGGAACGTTCTTTCTgatatcatattatttattaatttgatgATTGGTAGTGGAAGTTCCTTCTTTTTGTGGTGTTCGAAGTGCTGTCCattacagtcaatgcacttacGTAATCGAATTATCAGCGAGTAAAGAACTTTTTCCAATCTTTCTGTGGTTATTGCAGCACATGCACTAATAATAAGTTCTCGCATATCTTCCACTGTCGTTGATGGTTCGCGataaacttcattttttaatgttccCCAAAGGAAATAGTCCATCGGCGTTAAATCTGGTGAGCGAGCTGGCCAACCAATGTTACTACCACGTCCGATCCAACGGTTAGGAAACATTCTACTTAATACTTGCCGCGATTGCCGAGCATAATGTGCTGGACAGCCGTCATGTTGATACCACATTATTTGACGTATTAAACATGGTACATTTTCTATAGGCCTGGCAGTATTTCAAACAAGAATGTGGAGTATATTTGACCTGTTAGTGATCTTTCAGTGAAATATGCCGTACCAAACATTCAAATTGCACCTGTGTTGGTGGTCAACTTCACAAAACCAATGTGGGTTCTCTGTTGCccaataatgtatattttttgtattaacaTTTACGCAATTTGTGAATGTGGCTTCGTCAGTCCATAAAACAGTATGTACAAATGTACCACTTGAATCTTGCATCTGGTGGAAAAACCACTCATAAAACTGTACGCGTTTTTCAAAGTCTCGTCCATGTAGCTTTTGATGTACTGACAGGTGATACGGATGAAAGTTCTCCGAATGAAGAATATGCACAACACTGCTTTGACAAATGTCCATACCACACGAAATCTGCCGTGTACTGATATGCGGATTATGGGCAATAGCTGCTAAGGCTGAAGTACGACATCCTTCGTTATTTACAATTTTGCGATACCTTTTACGTTTCTGTACATTAAAATTGACATGTTCTTTGAGTCTTTGACTAAGCCTAAAGAAAGTAGAATGCAAAGGCTGATTTCGATCAGGATACTTAGCTTGGTACAAGATCTTAGCTCTTATAGCATTTTCTTCACACGCACCTCAATACGACTTTAACACTTACTGAGATACTAATTAGGCATTTCGTGTTGATGATTTCGAACATCTAACAGGGAACTTGTTTACAGACATGACCTGCCATCGTAAACAAAGTCGTGTTAAGAATCACGTTGACTAAGCGTATTCCTAATAGAAGATTATTAATTTGAAGATATCTcagtaattattcatttgaagTCCAACTTTGTGTAATACTTTTTTACGCAAAATTTGATGATTTATCCGAATTCGAAAAAAATATTAGACATTCTATTTAAGGCATTAGACATTCTATTTCCCTAGATACCATGCAACTtttgtttcaaacattttttcgtaCAACGAATACCTTACGAGTTATTTGAGGTCGTCATGTTAGGAgaatcaccctgtatattaaTCTGTTGAGCCATACAGTGCCAAAAGCCTTTCCAAGATTCACCAAGCAAGCTCCCACGCAGGCTTCTCCGTTCAGTGCCCAATTGATGTCTGAGGATAGTTTGTTTACTGCATGGATGGTAGAGTGGTGTTTCCTAAATCCGTACTGGTTTTCCGGGATGATGTTGTCATTTACTATTCTTTCGTAGACCTTTCCGATGTTGGGCAGTAAGCTAATTGGTCTGTAGCTATTGAGATTTGttttgtctttttctttttttaatatggCTATCTTTGCTGCTTTCCAATAGTCAGGGAAATGTATTTGATTCAGCAAGTTATTGAAGAGTATAGTGTAGGCCTGTATTATGTTATTGGGCAgattttttagtataaaatttggaatattatcATTTCCTGCAGATTTCTTgttattcagttttctgaatTTCTGCTTTACTTGCTTGAAGTTGGTGAAATATTGTGTTAGATTATCAATGGGAGAGGGTGACAGGGAGGCGTTGTTTTCGGTGAATTGGAAAACTGTATCTGGAATCTTTTCGGCGATTTCTGTTTCAACTTTCTAGGCAGCGATTTCGATTGTGTTTCTGAATTTCGGGTTGTGTATGGTTTCGTTATGGTTGTTGCTCTTCGAGAAATGTGCCGCCAATATATCAAGTTTGTGGATGTCGTTGctgataattattttgttgttgacATCTGTATTCAATTCCGCTGAGTTGAGTTTTGCCTTCTGCAATAGTTCTATGTCGCTAAATTTGACTTTAAGAGCCGGTATTGTCAGGTGTTCTTTTGTTCTGAATATCTTGTTAATTTCAGGAAACATTTCCTTGGATTTCTTGGGATTTATGTTCTTGACTTTGTTGTACCAGTACTCGCTGACTGCTTTATTTGTCTCGATTTGGATTTTCCTCCTTCTTGCTTGTAACATTTGTTTTAGGTTGTGATTGATGTGTCTTATATGAGGTCCTACCTCCTTTGTCCTCCTGATTCTATTTATTAGTCTTGGTATTTGTGTTTCCTGTTTTTGGTTGATTATTGTGTGGTTGATATATTTGTCTATTGCATTAGTTGGTTTGATTTTTGGTGCGGATTTATCTATGGCttccaaaattttgttttttatgttttctagGTGTATCTCCGTTTGCGCTTTCGATAAGTTAGAATTAACTGTTATGTCTGGGTTatatttgtgtaatattttctcaaatttGATTCAGTTTGTTTTAATGTAATTGTATCTGAAGTCTTCTGTATCTATTGTTTTTATCCATtgattttgaattcgaatggtTGCTATTATAGCTTCATGGTCACTGTTAAAAGGGATTGCTGTCACTTTCTTATCGCGTGCATTCATGAATTCTATTCTTGAATCTGCCAGGATCAGATCTATATATGATTCGCAACATGGGAAAGAAGGTGTGTCCGAGTGGTATAATTTTGTTCTGTATTTTATGCTTTGTTCCTCAAGTCAACTTTTTAAAGCTATGCCTCTGTCATTGTTTGCTTGGTTGTCCCAGTAGGTATGTTTGGTGTTCCAATCTCCTGCCAGTATGTAGTATCTATCCATGGAATTTAGTTCTAATTCTTCAAAAACCGTAGCTTCTAGCTTCTGTATTTCTGTAAGATGACTGTACGTTGGTTGTGTTTGCTGGGTTGTGTGCTGATTGTATATCGGATATAGTTGTGGGAGCATATGTCTAGTATGTGGAATTTCTCTGTTGGCGTAAGAGACTGGATATGCTCCTTTTGCTAAGTCTGCATAAGATAATCCAGACCTTGTGAAAGCTTGGTTCTGTATTACTCGTGGGGCATTTTCTGCTATTTGTGtcttctattgagttttatttttTAGAAGCTCTTTATATTTTGGGCATCCTTTGTATAAAGCTGGGTGTCCCATACTGTTGCTGTTTACGCAGTATGGTTGGATGTTTGTAGAGTTTTCTGCCTGCTTTATTCTGCATTCCCTTGGATTGTGTTTGGTGTTACACTTGACACATCTGTAATTCATATTACAGTTGTATGCTGTATGTCCATATCTCACGCATTTCTTACACTGtgttatttctgtttttcttaatttttcccATCTTATAACGTGATGGCATATGTGTCTGATATTTTTTAGTTTTGATAGATTACTGTCTGGAGACAGTtggattaaaaatattagtagtgttctattttcttttattgacCTGACTGTTTTGAACTTGCTTGCTTTGATGAAGCTGACGTCTTCTTCCTGGATGGCTTGTAgctcttttaatatttcttcctCATCGTATGAGGTTGAAATTGAAGTTAATCCTATTCATAAGATTCTTAACTCTGTCAAATTCATTTGGTGTATCTAATTGGATTGAGTTTTTGACACTACTGATTCattttatttggtattttaattgtccaaattcattttctaataGTTTAACTGTTTCTTTTGGGTACTGATACATTATGTTAACTGGTGCTGGTTTTACAGTCCCTTTCTTTTTGAGGCTGTCATTACTTGTgagattttgatttatttttggtTCTGTTGTAGTGTTGTTCTCTTATTCAGTTCGTCTGTGTTCATTTTGAGATGGGGGAAGTGCACTTTGTTTCTTACGACcctctttgttcttttttttttttagtactTTAGTGTTTTTATTTCTGCTTGCAATGATCATATTATGTCCCAAAGCTCAGATACTGTACTTTCCTTTCCATCTGGTATTTCCATATGAAGGGGTTTGTTTGTATTTCTGTGTGGTCTTTCTGTTATAATATTTGGCTGTGGATTTAGTTTCGCTTTCTTTACAGTGCCAACTGAGTTGAGCTCTGAACTTAGGCTCTTAGTTCTATCCATGTTTTTCGCGTTCGCTGTTGAGTTTGCTGTTTTTGTTTCTCTGCCTCCTTTTTCCAATAGATTGAACTATTTCTTTTGTTGGCCCATTTATTTGATCGGGGTTAGTATTTTTCTTCGGAAGCATTCCTACCTTTCTATATTCTATGTTGATGTTTGCCACGTGCACGCACGTGGCGACATAACCTTCTCACGAAGTTATAATTTTGCCCTCCTTGTTTCTTTTGTATAGCCTTGTATCTTCAATTGTGTTGACAATATGTGTGAATTTTGCATTCGTTGGCTCTATTGCGCACTTTGCCAATTGTATTTCTGGCTCTATGTCTCAGGGAATACGTTTTATTCTGTTAACTATCCTACCACGATGTTCACCTCCGTATTTTACAGCGTGGTTTACACTTGCCGGTATTTACTCTTAATTTCTATGCTTTATAATAtgcgaatattttgtttactgCCTTCTGGAGTGTTTGTTGTGTCTTATTTGGTGTTTTGTCTGCCCTTTCCAGATCAGCTAGATACGCTCCCACGCAGGCACCACTATTCAATGCCCAGTTCACATCGGAGGACAGCTTATTTATTGCGTGAATCGTTGAATGGTGTCTTCTGAATCCGAACTGGTTTTCGGGAATTAATTTCTTAGTGTTGCACActgataatattttgttattaattattctttcaaatatttttcctacGTTGTATAGCAAGCTGATTGGCCTATAACTGCTGGGATTTGTGCTATCTCTGCCTTTTTTCAGAATCGGTAACGTTTTTGCTTTTTTCCAGTACTCTGGGAAGTAGGTATGGTTTAACATGTTATTAAACATGATTGTATAGagctttattatattcatttgtaggTTCTTCAGTACTAGATTGGGTATTTTGTCGTTCCCAGCTGATCTTTCGTTGTTTAGtgttttgaattttcttttaacttgTGAGGTGTTTGTGAAATAATCTGTTAAGTCTTTCGGCGATGTTGGTGACAGAGTGTTGTTCCTTTCTGAAGTATTTTACAGCGTGGAATGAACGTTGACGAAAATATAGATTTTTGAATCAAAGAAAGTTGTGCAAAACTTTATATTGAAATCATACTTGAAAAAtcgttatttatacatattGGAGCAATTGCAATATGTAACTCATTTTTGTTTTTCCAAGGGAAACAAAAGTAGATAATAACGAACAAATGATAGTACTCGAGTAATAGTAAACTTCTTCAAAATATAAGgtgattaatgtttcttttgaaGAGAAAAAAGTGTGCCAACATTACACGGTGTTCCcaggcggtcacccatccaagtactaaccgtGCCCGACGCTGCTTGACTTCAGTGATCGGACGAGAACTGGTATTTTACAGCGTTTTTaacgttttaaaaattgtttatttagggcttttaaataaatattacaggataacttaactttaaataaacaaaaagtaataTATGGTTACGGATTATAATTTTAGACTTATACGGTTAAGGCACCCAAATCAGTCTTATTCGGGACGGGTTTCATTTTACGAGGAGTGACTCTGATTCACCCTTCGTTtgtacttatttttttttttttcaggtACGTTGCTATTACGAGTATACAGAAActtacttattttaataatgcTCCCTAAACTGCCCTCATTAAAAAGGGAACTAGCATATGTATTTGCAGCTTATAAAATACGAGTGAAGAAGAAGGGAGTGATAGAAATAGTGAGGTATATACAATGGTAAGGAGGAaaggagtgaaagagagagggaaataACTTACATCTATCTTATGAACTATGGTTACATTTTTAACAAAGAATTACTAAATCTATGTGGAgactatttacaatatttacaatcatTTGGTTTGGTTCATATTTACTTAAGCTATATTGCACCTTAAGATTAGCGTTATGGGGGTTTATATTGGTCAGCTAGCCACCAGTATCTCTTACAGTCAGTTTTCATTCTTTGTGATTCTACCTGGTCCCTTTGCGGAATGTCTGTATTATATACAAGTCTTTGGAGGTTGAGATTCACTTCTTTAAGGGGGGATTGGTAGGTAATAGCTTTTTTTGACATGTGTCTGGGAGTGTGGTACAACAACGGCACTGCGTTACTATTTTGAATGTATCCATTTTTATCCAGAAATATAAACGCTTCTGGTGGGATGAAGCCTGAATTTAGCGAATTTCTAATGTAATTTTCGTCGGGGAAGGCGATCGGGAAGATAAGgctattattttgtatttctgaAACTCTGGCAAAATAGTTCCTaactaattttataatgaaGTTATCTATTCTGTTTACATTCGCTCGGTTGTATATTATGgagtttctaatatattttttaaaattcgaacTTTCTGACCTGTATATGCCCACGCATGCTCTGAGGCACCGTCTTTCGAATACCCTGAATCGTTCCATTAGAGATGCTCCCGTGTTGTACCACATCTCACAACCATAAGTCATTATTGGTCTTATTAATGCCTGGTAGcagattatttttacttttgtgTTTAGTTTTCTCGAGTGGAATATTCGTGCATTTGCTGCAAATGCTTTTTTGGCTTTGCCCAGTTGTGTTAAGGGatgaacatttaataaaaatctattgtcCAGTAACATTCCGAGATATTTGACTGCTGTTTTGTTTATGATGGGTTTCTCGCCTCTTTCAACTCCTACAAGTTCAAAGTTTTTGTGATATTTCTGAATGGAATAGGAAGCCGATTTACATGATGGTCTGAATAGTATAGACTCACATTTGTCTGTGTTGACTTTGAACTTCCAGgccttataataattaaatatttttttgattgCAATCTGAAGAGTAGCTTGGACTTCTTTGGGGGAATTATCTGCTCTATAAATAATAAGGTCGTCAGCGTATGCTAGCAATGAGCAGGATGTGTTATCGGGACCGAAAAGTTTTAGTATGTCGcttgtgtaaatattaaataggaTTGGGGAGTTTATTGTTCCTTGCTGTAATCCGTTATTGATTTGGAAgttaatttgtgaaatttctTTCCCTAAGCTGGTCTGAAATGATCTGTCGCTGATCatgttctttattattttaattagcatTAATGAGAAcccttttttttttagtttataaATGAGGCCGTGTAGCCACACGGTGTCAAACGCTTTTTCCAAATCTACCAGGCAAGCACCAACGCATTTGTGGCCATTCAGTGCCCAGCAGACATCTGATGCGAGTTTGTTAATTGCATGTATTGTGGAGTGGTGTCTACGAAAACCATATTGATTCTCcggaattatttcttttttatggcATTCTTCTATTAGAGCGTCgtttattattctttcatataCCTTACCGATGTTTGATAATAAGCTGATAGGTCTATAACTAGAAGGATTAGatttatcttttccttttttcaggATAGCTATGGTTTTTGCGTTTTTCCACTCTACCGGAAAATATGAGTGGTTTAacatgttattaaataatattgtatacagGAGAATTGTGTTTCTTGGTAGGTTTTTCAAGGCAATATTAGGAATGTTGTCGTTTCCAGCcgattttttactatttaagcatttgaatttcttttcgaCTTTGTAGAGGTTTGTGAGGTGCATTGAGGCTTCGTCGGTTGGTAGCGGGATAACTGCTGAATTATTATGATTAAATGTGCATAATGTTGCTGGTGATTTTGACACTAGTTCAGTGTTAATTTTACAGTATTCTCTTTCgattatatttgtaaatttggGGTTATTAATTTCCGTGTTTTGATCGTTGACTTTGGAATAGTAGGCTCCTAGTAAGTTTAATTTTtcgatattgttttttacccaaAAATTATCGTTTCCGTCTATGTGTAGGGTTTTTGGATCTATGTTGGCCCCGTATAGTAGATCTGTATCCTCTGCGCTTATTTTAAGTGCCGGGATAGTTAATGGTTCTTTTTTCCTAAAAATTGAGTTGATGTCGGGGAACATTTTATGGGATTGTTTGGGATTTATTTTGCTGATTCTATTGAACCAGTAATTATTGACCTCTTTGTCGatctccatttttatttttctccttaATGCTTTGATCCTGctgtttataatatgtattgaaTGTCTAATGTGGGGGCCGGCTGCCATCGTTCTACGAATACTGCGAATTGTTGCTATTGCCTGTGCTTCCTCCTTTTGTAGctgtttaatttttctgttgAGATATTTATCTGTTGAATTCGCTGTTTGGAATTTTGGTACTGTTTgctctattgtttctagaattttaatttttatatcatttaggTGTTGatctatttgttttattgagATATTAGTATTGGATGGTATATCTGGATTGTATTTgcttagaatatttttgaattttttccagTTAGTTTTAGCAAAATTGAATCTGTGTTCATTTTGAATGTCACG encodes the following:
- the LOC143174605 gene encoding uncharacterized protein LOC143174605, whose amino-acid sequence is MDKLFTELNLSSTSKYYIIAGDFNTRHTSWSNSSNSNRGNTLKNWIDENDVTYRINLLHSEFPSYPRNGSFIDLFLADARINFQNAAHNKLETIPFTSDHEAIAAVINISDQRLALRDIQNEHRFNFAKTNWKKFKNILSKYNPDIPSNTNISIKQIDQHLNDIKIKILETIEQTVPKFQTANSTDKYLNRKIKQLQKEEAQAIATIRSIRRTMAAGPHIRHSIHIINSRIKALRRKIKMEIDKEVNNYWFNRISKINPKQSHKMFPDINSIFRKKEPLTIPALKISAEDTDLLYGANIDPKTLHIDGNDNFWVKNNIEKLNLLGAYYSKVNDQNTEINNPKFTNIIEREYCKINTELVSKSPATLCTFNHNNSAVIPLPTDEASMHLTNLYKVEKKFKCLNSKKSAGNDNIPNIALKNLPRNTILLYTILFNNMLNHSYFPVEWKNAKTIAILKKGKDKSNPSSYRPISLLSNIGKVYERIINDALIEECHKKEIIPENQYGFRRHHSTIHAINKLASDVCWALNGHKCVGACLVDLEKAFDTVWLHGLIYKLKKKGFSLMLIKIIKNMISDRSFQTSLGKEISQINFQINNGLQQGTINSPILFNIYTSDILKLFGPDNTSCSLLAYADDLIIYRADNSPKEVQATLQIAIKKIFNYYKAWKFKVNTDKCESILFRPSCKSASYSIQKYHKNFELVGVERGEKPIINKTAVKYLGMLLDNRFLLNVHPLTQLGKAKKAFAANARIFHSRKLNTKVKIICYQALIRPIMTYGCEMWYNTGASLMERFRVFERRCLRACVGIYRSESSNFKKYIRNSIIYNRANVNRIDNFIIKLVRNYFARVSEIQNNSLIFPIAFPDENYIRNSLNSGFIPPEAFIFLDKNGYIQNSNAVPLLYHTPRHMSKKAITYQSPLKEVNLNLQRLVYNTDIPQRDQVESQRMKTDCKRYWWLADQYKPP